The DNA sequence ATGATCAgctgctgtgaccaatctgtttgcacctccctCATCTATCTTGTTgatgctcctctccttgagattgaatcctcttctttcttggtcttcctgactgtttgccaatcttaggtggaagtacaagctggtttatgacattatctagagcatgccactgacatttatcttcaagtggatatatggtttccgaatatgcgtcATGGAGTGAGTCAACTAAGTAATGCACcgagcaaaggatatatggagaaatatgtcgatgcttacatgctgcaattgcatggacacaaggaaagcTAGGTTTCTCTATACGGCATGTGCATTATCTgtcaaatttaaatgaataatatgctTCAGTGACTACTAAATAAGGGTGCTTATGAAATGAATGATGCAATCTAGAGAAAATCAACTCTAATAAGTTGAAAAGTGTGCAAAGACTTTCAGACAGAAATTTTACCAGCCTAATCAAGTACACTCCTCATTCCCAACACTATGATAAAGAAAGGTTCTATCCATGTTCCCCAAGAAAAGTTTATCCAAAAAGGTTagacaacataaaagaaaagctcTTTAGGTAAACAAATCAAACACCGATAACATACAAAACTACATGGTAATAATTTAGAGAATgtcatataaaagaataaagcaaaaggtcatcaagttattttctgtcatggacataataaaatccatttcctccaaatcatAGTTAACATAAGAGAGCTGCATTAGGAGGGTAAaatgctttaaatttaaaaaaaaaagaaaaagtaaacaaCCAAGATATAGTAGTGTATTTAGACtttgaatatatgaaataacttacataatatattaaacaatatgtGAACAAAACTATGACGCACATTATATGTGAGTctacataaatatgaattttgggGACAAAGATATTGCACACGTGATATACATTATGAGCTAATTTACTTAGAATTTTGCTTTAGCTAGTTGATGGAGAATATGTCAATGTCACCATTCATATGACCTTGTaatgcaaataaacaaaataaaacttcaagttaaatagaatatacaattaaaaaaccaaacaaaacatatAATTCTTCCAAAACTTCAATTTCTATTCTCCACAATTCAGTCTTCAATCTCCATACTTCTAGCATACAAAAAAACACAACATATAATTCTTCCAACATACAAAATCCACATTCCTCAgcataaaaaattcacattcttccatacttcatcaaaaataaagacaaaattagggagaaaaatttaggctatgtacctttgaaaatttatgccACTGCCTAAATTTAGTCAATCTTTCAATTAACTGGTTCTTCCTTTCTTTATATGTGAGCTTCTTTAAGTTGAACCTgttaaacaaagaaagagagcaaCTATCGTCGGATTCTTtgtttataaaaggaaaaacaaacaaagaaagtcattcATGTAACCAAgtaactaactttttttttctttcccttaatGTTATATGATCAAACCTAGCTACAAAGAGAAACTAAAGGTAGTTTAATCTCAAATTAGAACAAAATAGAATAGTTATAATATACATAGTATATATAACCAAAATTGCATATTATCAGTATAACTCAGCATTTAGCATATATAACCAAATTATCTCTAACATGCTCGTTATCTACATGTTAAGTCATACACAAAATGCATTTATTAAAGACATTGTATTAATTGCAAGTTCACAGATATTGGCACAAAAAAGTAAGTTGGAGCTCATTGTTTCTATaccaaagaaagaagaataaaatgagGGGGATTAGACCCCCATAATCATTCATCACACCATAAACACATGTAACAAATCTAATACTGATGTTGAAGTTCACCAGTAACAAAAAAGCATGCATGGCATTCTCCAATGGCCTTCCATGCCCATGTTCAATAAGAATTCGACTTTCAAAGGAGACAATTCCATTTCTTTGATCAAGAAACACATACTATCTCCTatctatacatacatatatatatatatatataaataaatatgacagataaaaataagaatatctaGGATTTGACTGTAAGGCATTTGAAGGTAAGCCTTTTAAGTAGTAATTTTAGTAAAAAGTTCTCTACTTGTCGTATATATTCTGCTAGCATCTAAATAACAGTAAATTTCCAAGCATATCAAAGATAGATACACAGCTAATAAAACATGCTTAATGAGATTATGATTAAAACATGATCAAAGAGATTATGATAAGATAATATTAGAATGAGTTTCCATTATTGGCATAGAAACATAATCAGATTGGACAATAgagttaatatatacatatatgcctaGCTACTTCAAGTgtgtgtatagatatatatgcatatgatatGGTAATCTAATGTAAGAAAATGTAAAGTTGAACCAACTCACACGTATAGAATAAAAACAAGGTAATATGTACATGTTTTGTTTTGCCAAGGTttgagaggggaaaaaaaatcatagctTGTCTTAGCCAGACATAACAGTATATTTTAGCTGAGAGATGAAGCTCTTTACAGAAAGCAAGATGCATTGAACAAGCAACAATTGTAATGTAAACACATTTACTcccacatatatctatatattaatatttaaaagatatgTATGGATGTGGAGTGAGAAAGTTTGATCATACAAGAGTCTTTCATGTCCCATATGCATATGGTGAGGTTTACATCCTgcacatatctatatattattctttctgcaaaaagagaacaaagatcGATATAGAGAACTTTGACAATGCAGCTACATGGTAGCTTAACAGACACAAGTAATTTTGACTCACTAGTTCACAGTTGATCAAGATATTGGCGAATACCACATACGATCAAGAAAAGATTACCTATAATCACATGAAAACCATGAAAGCCAGTTGCTAAGAAAAAGGTAGAACCATGAATACTATCGAAAATAGTGAAGGGTGCTTGATAATATTCCATTCCTTGAAAGCCAGTGAATACTAGAGCTAGTGAAATGGTAGCTACGGAATACCCCAGAAGGGAATTTTACTTTACTTCCCTCAATCTTCACTTTACACCACGCCGACTCCCTTTTCATCATTAGGCGTGGAATAAGACCCGGGGAGAATCTTCATGGGACTCCAAAATTGCATCTATCATGGTATAATGAGGATGAGTTTTATCTCCAACAGAAAATCCATGAACTCTATTGTTAAGCTCGATCCAACTGTGCCCAGGACCTTTTTTCACTTCTAAGTCTCTCAGTCTCTTCCTCACTTCCATCTTCTCACTCCACTTCCAACACATATGTTAggcaaaattaaatatgtagGTATTTGCTTAGGATTTAAACTAAATATCTTCTCTGCTAGACAACATTATATAATGTTAAGACATTCAAACACAAGACCAGATAACATTCAATCATTATCAACCtcacaaaaatttaaactttaagaAAACATATAAGTTTTAGCAAGAATGAAATAGTAAATGGGATGCtgcttgtttatttttatcGTTTCTCTATTCACTACCATTAATATGGTTCTTTTAGTCTtttctcacaaaaaaaaaaaagggggggggggggggggaatgacCTAAAATGGGGCCtgcaatcaaaaaataaaatagcaataaaagattgaaacaaaaattgtaAAGCCTTGAGAAAATGTTCGACCAATAAGTGgtgggttttgaatttttgatcaaaGAAGTGCGGGGAGGTGTACCATAAACGTTTATAGTGTCCTGGGGTGGTTCTTTATCAGATTTCTTCACTGTGAGATCAGCACAGATGACAGCATGAATTATCTTGTGCAATTCTTCAAGGTTATTTGCTTAATTCCTCTTTCTCTGTACTCACCAAAGgatttcactaaaaaaaaaaaaaaaaaaaagagaaacccaATAAGAACTTCAAATCTGATTTTGACAGATGCATACAAACAAACAATAGGTGGGTTTGAAAAGAGAAATAGAGAAATGATTACCAAAAGAAGAATTACAAATAGAGAAGGATTACTAGGAGAAGGATCAAAGTTTGtgataaatgaaaaatgaagaacGTGAACAAACCCAACAAATAATCTCAAATAAACCTAACCCTTGAactaaaacccaaaaattttAACAAGATAAACTTACCAatgattgagagagagagagacgggaTCGCaccaaaaaagagagagagagagagagtgagaagaGATCTTAGAGCTATTTTGTCTTCATCTTTTCTTCATAGTTCGTTCTGGTTCAAGGGAAAAATGGAtcattttccttctatttttcttttgatatttgaaaaggatactttaggaatattgaaaaataagagggcaaaagaaaaagattgagAACCGACTGGGTAAATTTCCTTAAGGGTCTTCTAATAGGggtattggaccaaattcccctATATTTTAATTCGGGCCTTATAATAGGCCGATATGTTCATTATTGGTGCTCAATCATGTACCAATATTGATATTGGGCTTAGGTTGGGCCCATCAAATTTGGGCTAGAGGTCAACAATTTTGGGTCCTTTGGGATGGGCCATTGGGCCTATGTTATGGAGTAGTTGCCAATTAATTTTATTGGGCTTATAATATGTTCTTTATTGGTTTATTTAGTATTGGGCTCATGTTCTGGCCATCAAATTTGGGCCCACAAAAAACTTTGGACTCCGTCAAAGATAGGTTTGGGCCTAGTTTTGGCCAACAAAATAGAGATTCCCAAACTAGGCCTTTGTTTcggcaaaaatgaaaaaagattaTTGGGCTTATCTTCAAGCTAGTGGCAGATAAGATTTTAATTTGGACCTTGTAAAAGGCCGATATGTTCATTATTGACCATCGATCATGTTATAAATATTGTCCCATCAAATTTGGGCCACAGATTAAAGCCACCACATAATATTGCAAGATTACCAGTGGGAGGTTCTGAGATGAGGCCCGTTAAAGTGAACAAATTCCATCTCTGCTTAAAACTCAGGGGTAAGAATAAAGAAGAATTCAAAAATTATGGGCTTACTGTACTGTGGCTGATACTATTTATGGGCCTAACGAACAAGCCCACTCTAGCccaacattttttaatattatggcATTGTCCACTGTACTTTATAAATCATTGTCCTTCATTCATTAtacagctttttattttttatttttatcatagaCCATTGTTACTACACTTTATGCTGACTTGCCTACAAAATACaattggggaatttggcccaatgtccCTTTCAAAGAGGGCTTAATGAAATATACCctctttctttcaaattttttttatctaccctctTATACTTATTTTAtccttgataaaattaaaaatgacttaagtgtctttttttttttttttttgttcgagAAGTCCACACCACAAACCCAAATCCCTTCTAAATCCCAAATCCCTGCccctttcttccttcttcccaTAAACAGGGATAATTATTAGAAATGGTTTGCTGATAACTTGGCATCAGGAGGCATCAGGAGGTGTTGCTGGTGCTTTTTCCCTTCTCTTTGTCTATTCATTGAACTATGCTCGTACACATTTAGCTAATGATGCTAAGGCTGCAAAGAAAGGAGGAGAAAGACAATTCAATGGTTTGATCGATGGCTCATTACCAATGGTGTGGGTTTTGCATATCCTATCCAATTGACACTGTTCGCAAAGGAATGATGATGACCTCTGGTGAAGTAGTGAAGTGCAGTTCTCTCAAATTTTGAAGAACGAGGTTGCTAAGTCTCTCTTTAAGGGTTCCAGTGCTAACATTCTCCATGCAGTTGTAGGTGTTGCAGGTGATGGCGTTCTTGTTGGTTATGATAATTTACAGCTGATTATGTTTTGGAAGAAGTATGGATCTAGTGGTGCTTAAGAACATATGTTCTATCCTTTTAGTGTTAGATGGTGATGAAAATCTGAGTTCTCAGAACCTTTTTTGGCAAATTGttcattaaataattatcaGTTTAGTGGGTTTTAACCCCaaaaccaaatttatttttgaatcagGCATTCAATCCATCAACAGGATTAAATAGAGGGTAGAAATTGCCACTATCATTGTTTTTGAGTTTTCAATTGCATGATTACCGATGGGTTgttggtaattactgatggaACCGTCGGTAATCAATATTAGTTGTAAATTAAGTTGCTGGAAAGATTACCAACggttccatcggtaattactgaaaccctaTCGGTAATTCCAATTTGACcactttttcaaagaaaatcacaataattcaatccgaaaactttgaaaatgtgtgtttccacctaGGATATGTTAAacctaactttattaataatcctcaactaaagaatccaaaaaaaagatcagaaaaagtggaaacatttcaaaaaaagatgattaccgatggtgcatcggtGATTATCGATGCCgatggtttcatcagtaattactgaaaccTCGTTGGTAATCTCCATTTGCAAGTTTTTTCAATCTAAAAACTttaataatgtgtgtttccaccaagaacatgctaaatctaactttattaatgatcctcaactttagaatccaaaaaaaagatcagaaaaagtttgagaatttcaaatcaaaatgattattgatggaccatcggtaattactgataaGACTGTCGGTAATCCATATTAGGAGCTATAATCCTTCctgaaaaaattaccaacgaaaacatcgataattaccaaagCCCCATTGGTAATTCGAAAtttgacatatttttcaaagcaaataaaaacaattcaatccgacaacttcgataatgtgtgtttccaccaagaaaatgctaaatctaattcaatccgacaacttcgataatgtgtgtttccaccaagaaaatgctaaatctaactttattaatgatcttCAACTAAAGAATCCACAAAAAGATAGGGaaaaactggaaaattttcaaataaagatgattatcgatggtgcattggtaattaccgaattcCCGTTGGTAATTAcaaatttaacatatttttcaGAGCAAATCAAAACAATTCAATTCAAAAACTTCAAACATGTGTGTTTCCTCCAAGGTCatgctaaatataactttattaatgatcatcaactaaagaatccaaaaaaaagatcagggaaaaaatggaaaaatttccaactttttccgatcttttttttttttttggattctaaagttgaggatcattaataaagttagatttagcatgttcttggtggaaacacacattatcaaagtttttggattgaaaaaatatgcaaatggaGATTACCAacggggtttcagtaattactgatgaaacagtcggcatcgataattaccgatgcaccattggtaataatctttttttgaaattttcccaCTTTTTCCGATCTTTTTTTGGATTCTTtagttgaggatcattaataaagttagatttagcatgtactaggtggaaacacacattatcgaagttgtcagattgaattgttttgatttgctttgaaaatatGTCAAATTTCTAATTACCGATTGggcttcggtaattaccaatgtttCCGTTGGTAATGTTTCCAGCAAGAATAATAGCTCCTACTATGGATTACCGGCGGTCTtattggtaattaccaatggtCTGTGGGTAATCATTTTGATTTGAAATTCTCAAACTTTTTCTGATCTTTTTTTTGGATTCTAAAGTTGAGAATCataaataaagttagatttagcatgttattcGTGGAAACACAAATTATTGAAGTTGttggattgaaaaaatatgcaaattgaaattactgacggggtttcgataattaccgatgaaaccattgacatcggtaattaccgatgtacTATCAGTAATCATCTTTATTTGAAAGTTTCCcactttttttaatctttttttggaatctttAGTGGAGGATCattaaaaaattgagatttagtATGTTTTtagtggaaacacacattatcgaagctgtcagatggaattgtggtgatttccttTGAAACAATGGATAAATATCAATACCGACGGTgtattggtaattaccgaaggaaaccgtttgtaatttttttagcaaGCACATGGACTCCTATGTTGGATTATCAACGGTTACCATCGATAATTGCTGATTTTTTTATCATCGGTAATTGCCAATTCTTTTAAAAGTGTTATGAATCATTACAAACTAATACACCTACTTTGAAAATGCTATGTGCACCAAGAATAAATGATATTCCAACCAAAATTCAATAAGCACATCAAATAGCGTATTATCACTATTACCGAATAGCATCTTCATAACAGTAAAAAACATACAACATACTGATGCTATTTTACCAAAACAATACGACAAATGACgttttcaacaaaataatacATGAAACCAACAACTTTTTTACCAAATCACACATTAAGTAGTTgggctactaattacattcttACAACATTGCATAACACAAGCATACCACAACTAAATAGATAACAAAACTACACATACATAGTAAGATATGCCGAATAACATACCCCAAGGGGCTTAACATCACATAGAGAGATTTATGGTCTAGATGTTGAATGGTgttgttggttggtagtgctatcaagcGGTACGACAGTCAAGCAAGATCGTCTACTGTGACCAATCTATTTACACCTCCTGCATCTATATTGaagacgctcctctccttgagattgaatccgtttctttcttggtcttcctgactgtttgccaatctcAGGTGGAAGTACAAGCTAATTTATGACATCAtttggagcatgccactgacatttatctccaagtggatttATGGTCTTCGAATATACGTCACGGAGAGACTCGATTGAGTAATACGCAGAGCAAAAggtatatggagaaatatgtcgatacttacatgctgcaattgcatggacaaaAGGAAATCCATCGATGtcgaattccttgcatgagcatgtcTTTACTTTC is a window from the Ziziphus jujuba cultivar Dongzao chromosome 11, ASM3175591v1 genome containing:
- the LOC132800054 gene encoding ADP,ATP carrier protein, mitochondrial-like: MRPVKVNKFHLCLKLRGKNKEEFKNYGLTEASGGVAGAFSLLFVYSLNYARTHLANDAKAAKKGGERQFNGLIDGSLPMNEVAKSLFKGSSANILHAVVGVAGDGVLVGYDNLQLIMFWKKYGSSGA